The following are encoded together in the Pleurocapsa sp. FMAR1 genome:
- a CDS encoding single-stranded DNA-binding protein: MNSCILMAQIVSDPELRSTQDQKSVSSMIVEFESTREGEEPGKVQVEGWGNLAEEIKNTYSTGDRIIIEGRLSMNLFEMPEGYKEKRAKLVASKIYPVGGSSLDSSSNQNYQASGSNSDNLVNFAPTPQPQAATVASEPAPVSSAPDASSENEDWDEIPFVRPVYSRTNFGSQLCDSWELQANRYWDGVKQFV; encoded by the coding sequence ATGAATAGCTGTATTTTGATGGCGCAGATAGTTAGCGATCCTGAATTACGTTCTACTCAAGATCAAAAGAGCGTATCTTCGATGATAGTTGAGTTTGAATCTACTAGAGAAGGGGAAGAACCAGGCAAAGTACAGGTTGAAGGGTGGGGAAACTTAGCCGAAGAAATTAAAAATACATACAGCACAGGCGATCGCATTATTATTGAAGGAAGGTTGTCGATGAACCTCTTTGAAATGCCTGAAGGCTACAAGGAAAAGCGTGCCAAGCTTGTTGCTTCTAAAATTTATCCTGTGGGTGGAAGTAGCTTAGATTCCTCCAGCAATCAAAATTATCAAGCATCTGGCAGTAACTCTGATAATCTTGTCAATTTTGCTCCCACTCCTCAACCTCAAGCTGCAACCGTTGCTTCTGAACCTGCCCCAGTTAGTTCTGCACCTGATGCAAGCAGTGAAAATGAAGATTGGGACGAAATTCCTTTCGTGCGACCCGTTTACTCCAGAACCAATTTCGGTTCACAGCTATGTGACTCTTGGGAATTACAAGCTAACAGATATTGGGACGGAGTAAAACAGTTTGTTTAA
- a CDS encoding mannose-1-phosphate guanyltransferase, with the protein MRAVLMAGGSGTRLRPLTCDLPKPMVPMLNRPIAEHIINLLKRHHITEIIATLYYLPDVMRDYFQDGSDFGVQMTYAVEEEQPLGTAGCVKNIQQWLDDTFVTISGDAITDFDLQAAIAFHREKKSKATLILTRVPNPVEFGVVITDKDGKIKRFLEKPSLSEIFSDTVNTGTYILEPEILDYLPENEESDFSKDLFPLLLAKGEPMYGYVADAYWCDVGHLEAYREAQYDGLDKKVELNFPYQEKSAGIWIGNNTHIDSSAVIESPALIGDNCRIGARVKIEAGTVIGDNVTIGADADLKRPIIWNGATIGDEAHLRACIISRGTRIERRAQALEGSVVGSLSIVGEEAQISPGVRVWPSKRIESGAILNINLIWGNTAQRNLFGQRGVTGLANVDLTPEFVVKLGASYGSTLKLGSTVIVSRDQRSVSRMIGRAMIAGLMSAGVHVQNLEATAIPIARTMMVTNLMDVAGGIHIRLEPDKPDYLLIEFFDRKGISISKSQEKKIEGAYFKEDLRRVGIQEIGSVSYPSGILDTYSRTFERYINIEAVRNSSSKIIIDYVYAVSGAILPQLLIKFGCDAVVLNASLKETAVVADQKEVLIDQLGQVVEALKANFGVQVSANGEQFILVDEAGLPIRGETLTALMVNTIFTANPRSTVVVPVHASSAVEEIARRHDGNVIRTKVSPTALMEASQDNPNVVLGGNSDMGFIFPQLHPGFDAMFSIAKLIEMLTIQERSLADIRSDLPNICHKSCSVRCPWKVKGSLMRYLVETHPAENLELIDGVKIINNQNDNWVLILPDAGEPLVHIYANSSDRNWVEEQLTEYRLRIQSFVDREPD; encoded by the coding sequence ATGCGTGCAGTGCTAATGGCTGGCGGGTCAGGGACGAGATTACGTCCTTTAACCTGCGATTTGCCTAAGCCGATGGTGCCGATGCTCAATCGTCCCATCGCCGAACATATTATTAATCTTTTAAAACGCCATCATATTACTGAAATTATCGCTACTTTGTATTATCTTCCTGACGTTATGCGTGACTATTTTCAGGATGGTAGCGATTTTGGAGTACAGATGACCTATGCTGTAGAAGAAGAACAACCATTAGGCACAGCGGGCTGTGTTAAAAATATTCAACAGTGGTTAGACGACACTTTTGTGACCATTAGCGGTGATGCAATTACAGATTTTGATTTGCAAGCTGCGATCGCTTTTCACCGCGAGAAAAAATCTAAAGCTACTCTAATTTTAACTCGTGTGCCTAATCCAGTTGAGTTTGGGGTGGTAATTACCGATAAGGACGGCAAGATTAAACGCTTTTTAGAAAAACCTTCTCTAAGCGAAATTTTTTCGGATACGGTTAATACAGGTACATATATTCTTGAACCAGAAATTTTAGATTACCTGCCAGAAAACGAAGAGTCTGATTTTTCCAAGGATTTGTTTCCTCTGCTGCTAGCCAAAGGAGAACCAATGTATGGCTATGTTGCTGATGCTTATTGGTGCGATGTTGGTCATCTAGAAGCCTATCGAGAAGCACAATACGACGGATTAGATAAGAAAGTTGAGCTAAATTTTCCTTATCAGGAAAAGTCCGCGGGAATTTGGATCGGCAACAACACTCATATTGACTCTAGCGCGGTAATTGAATCACCAGCCTTAATTGGTGATAACTGTCGCATCGGGGCGCGGGTAAAAATTGAAGCGGGAACGGTTATTGGCGACAACGTAACCATTGGCGCAGATGCCGACCTTAAACGCCCTATTATATGGAATGGGGCTACGATAGGAGACGAAGCTCATTTACGTGCCTGTATTATCTCTCGCGGGACAAGAATAGAGCGTCGGGCGCAGGCTTTAGAAGGTTCGGTAGTGGGGTCTTTATCTATTGTAGGCGAAGAAGCTCAAATTTCTCCTGGGGTTAGGGTTTGGCCCAGTAAAAGGATTGAATCTGGTGCAATTCTTAATATCAATCTAATCTGGGGAAATACTGCCCAACGCAATCTTTTTGGGCAAAGAGGAGTCACAGGATTAGCAAACGTTGACCTTACTCCCGAATTTGTAGTTAAGTTAGGTGCTTCCTATGGCTCAACCTTAAAGCTAGGTTCAACTGTAATTGTCTCTCGCGATCAGCGTAGCGTTTCGCGGATGATTGGTCGAGCCATGATCGCGGGGTTGATGTCAGCGGGAGTTCATGTGCAAAACCTAGAGGCGACTGCTATTCCTATCGCCCGCACCATGATGGTGACAAATCTTATGGATGTAGCAGGGGGAATTCATATTCGTCTTGAACCAGATAAACCAGATTATTTATTAATTGAGTTTTTTGATCGAAAAGGAATTAGTATTTCTAAGTCTCAAGAAAAGAAAATTGAGGGGGCTTATTTTAAGGAAGACTTGCGACGAGTTGGCATTCAAGAAATTGGCAGCGTTAGTTATCCTAGTGGAATTTTAGATACCTACAGTCGCACCTTTGAAAGATACATTAATATTGAGGCGGTGCGAAATAGCAGTTCAAAAATTATTATTGATTATGTCTATGCCGTATCAGGAGCAATCTTACCCCAGCTTTTAATTAAGTTTGGCTGTGATGCGGTAGTGCTTAATGCCAGTCTTAAGGAAACCGCCGTTGTTGCTGACCAAAAAGAAGTGCTAATCGATCAGCTTGGTCAGGTGGTAGAGGCTCTTAAAGCTAATTTTGGAGTCCAGGTATCAGCCAATGGAGAGCAGTTTATTTTGGTGGATGAAGCAGGTTTGCCCATTCGCGGAGAAACTTTGACTGCTTTAATGGTCAACACGATTTTTACTGCCAATCCTCGAAGTACGGTAGTTGTGCCTGTTCATGCGTCTAGTGCAGTGGAGGAAATTGCCCGTCGTCATGACGGTAACGTAATTCGGACAAAAGTTAGTCCTACCGCCCTGATGGAAGCTTCTCAAGATAATCCTAATGTAGTGTTGGGAGGTAATAGCGATATGGGATTTATTTTTCCCCAACTCCATCCAGGCTTTGATGCAATGTTTAGCATTGCCAAATTAATTGAAATGTTAACTATCCAAGAGCGATCGCTGGCTGATATTCGTAGTGATTTACCCAATATCTGTCACAAATCCTGTTCTGTTCGCTGTCCGTGGAAGGTTAAAGGCTCTTTGATGCGTTATTTGGTAGAAACTCATCCTGCGGAAAATTTAGAGCTAATTGACGGCGTAAAAATAATTAATAACCAAAATGACAATTGGGTGCTAATTTTACCCGATGCTGGAGAACCTTTAGTTCATATCTATGCTAATAGTAGCGATCGCAACTGGGTCGAGGAACAGTTAACCGAATATCGTCTACGAATCCAAAGTTTTGTTGACCGCGAGCCAGATTAA
- a CDS encoding cobalt-precorrin-6A reductase: MVGKVWLIGGTSDSAAIAKILITSEIVFIVTVVTQVALSLYSVDCETAVGCMDREKMQSFCHANQVKAIVDASHPYAVEVSHQAIAISNQLNIPYLRYERNNYQAQPDAFTNTSVIELDSFETLLATDYLKQQQVLLTVGCKALPLFQSWHNRATLFARILPKVASIDTALVAGFTSDRLIAIRPPFNLAWEKALWQQWNISMVVTKASGKAGGEDIKRQVAADLNVPLIIITRPQVAYPQQTHLISEVLSFCQQL, translated from the coding sequence ATGGTAGGGAAGGTTTGGCTGATTGGTGGAACAAGCGATAGTGCAGCGATCGCCAAAATCCTAATTACCTCTGAAATAGTATTTATTGTTACTGTTGTCACCCAGGTTGCTTTATCCTTATATTCTGTTGATTGTGAAACGGCAGTGGGATGTATGGATCGAGAAAAAATGCAGTCTTTTTGTCATGCAAATCAAGTAAAAGCCATTGTTGATGCTTCTCATCCTTATGCTGTAGAGGTTTCTCATCAGGCGATCGCCATATCTAATCAACTAAATATTCCCTATCTACGCTACGAAAGAAATAACTATCAAGCACAACCTGATGCGTTTACTAACACATCTGTAATTGAACTTGATAGCTTTGAAACTTTGCTGGCGACAGACTATTTAAAACAACAGCAAGTATTGTTGACGGTGGGATGTAAAGCTTTGCCTTTATTTCAATCTTGGCACAATCGAGCTACCTTGTTTGCGAGAATTTTACCTAAAGTTGCTTCTATAGATACAGCTTTGGTGGCTGGATTTACCAGCGATCGCTTAATTGCTATTCGTCCACCTTTTAACCTAGCTTGGGAAAAAGCCTTATGGCAACAATGGAATATATCTATGGTAGTAACCAAAGCTTCAGGAAAAGCGGGAGGAGAAGATATTAAACGTCAGGTTGCAGCGGATTTGAACGTTCCTTTAATTATAATTACTCGTCCTCAAGTCGCTTATCCTCAACAAACACACTTAATATCAGAGGTGTTATCTTTTTGCCAGCAGCTTTAG
- a CDS encoding DHH family phosphoesterase, translating into MSSNLNTSLERRLADKQVANKQQLEAVTKTEFQPENKKDSVLENKVQKLRQTLDQHRGENQIIVIQDFPDPDALSSAWAYELIAAEYDISCEIVYGGTLSHQENIALVRLTGLSAQRLTEQTLKEKDLSAYQGCVLVDSQGTNSQLYPVVEEAGIPLAVVIDHHTKQKELNAEFIDLRPQTRATATILTQYIQAGMLDLDNSSDVHVKCATALMHGLRSDTNRLMQAKEEDFVAAAYLSRFYDSQLLNAVLQSARSRRVMDVIERALRNRIIKKNFSIAGVGYLRYDDRDAIPQAADFLVTEEDIHTAVVYGVVHNEDNDKELVIGSLRTTKITLDPDEFIKETLGQDAQGRFFGGGRYMAGGFEIPVGFLNGFNDHSEFTKLKWEVFDTQIKQKLMRLVEPEGNVISAD; encoded by the coding sequence ATGTCCTCAAACCTTAATACTTCTCTAGAACGTCGTCTCGCTGATAAACAGGTAGCTAATAAACAGCAGCTAGAAGCAGTCACAAAAACTGAGTTTCAGCCAGAAAATAAGAAGGACAGTGTTTTAGAAAATAAAGTACAGAAGTTACGTCAAACTTTAGACCAACATAGGGGCGAAAACCAAATCATAGTCATTCAGGATTTTCCCGATCCCGATGCTCTATCAAGTGCGTGGGCTTATGAACTCATTGCTGCTGAATATGATATTAGCTGCGAAATTGTCTATGGTGGCACTCTATCCCACCAAGAAAATATTGCTTTAGTTAGATTAACAGGTTTATCAGCCCAAAGATTGACCGAACAAACCTTAAAGGAAAAAGATTTATCTGCATATCAAGGGTGTGTTTTGGTTGATAGTCAAGGAACAAACAGCCAGCTTTATCCTGTGGTAGAAGAGGCTGGTATTCCCTTAGCTGTAGTGATCGATCACCACACAAAACAAAAAGAGCTAAACGCTGAATTTATTGATTTACGTCCCCAGACTAGAGCAACTGCAACTATTCTAACTCAGTATATTCAGGCGGGAATGTTAGACTTAGATAATAGCAGCGATGTTCATGTCAAATGCGCTACTGCTTTGATGCACGGTTTGCGCTCTGATACTAATCGCTTGATGCAGGCAAAAGAAGAAGACTTTGTTGCTGCTGCCTATTTAAGTCGTTTTTATGATTCTCAGCTACTAAATGCCGTATTACAGTCAGCGCGATCGCGTCGTGTTATGGATGTAATTGAACGTGCGCTGAGAAACCGGATCATCAAAAAGAACTTCTCCATCGCAGGAGTTGGCTATTTGCGCTATGATGACCGCGACGCTATCCCTCAAGCAGCAGATTTCTTAGTTACCGAAGAAGATATTCACACTGCCGTAGTTTATGGCGTTGTCCATAATGAAGACAATGACAAAGAATTAGTGATTGGCTCATTGAGAACAACCAAGATAACTCTAGACCCCGACGAATTTATCAAAGAAACATTGGGTCAAGATGCTCAAGGAAGATTCTTTGGTGGTGGTCGTTACATGGCGGGAGGATTTGAAATTCCTGTAGGATTTCTTAACGGCTTTAACGATCATTCAGAATTCACCAAGCTCAAATGGGAAGTATTTGATACTCAAATCAAACAAAAATTAATGCGCTTAGTTGAGCCAGAAGGTAACGTAATTTCTGCCGATTAA
- a CDS encoding HNH endonuclease — MGKVLVLNASYEPLNITSWRRAVVLLIKGKAEQLEHKGTVIYADFPLPTVIRLRYYVRVPYKEIPLTRRNILERDCQTCQYCKAKGDQLTIDHVIPKSRGGVDTWENLVAACVRCNVKKGSRTPKEADMLLQTKPRRPYSSLHFELVKYTRGESNQEWKKYVIGI; from the coding sequence ATGGGTAAGGTTTTAGTACTTAATGCCTCCTACGAACCCCTAAATATTACTAGTTGGCGTAGAGCAGTAGTATTACTGATCAAAGGCAAAGCAGAGCAGCTTGAACACAAGGGTACGGTTATCTATGCAGACTTTCCTTTACCCACGGTGATTCGCCTACGCTACTATGTAAGAGTACCTTATAAAGAGATTCCTTTAACCCGCCGTAACATTCTAGAAAGAGATTGTCAGACTTGTCAATACTGTAAAGCCAAAGGAGATCAATTAACTATTGATCATGTAATTCCTAAGTCTCGTGGCGGAGTAGATACCTGGGAAAACCTAGTAGCAGCCTGTGTTAGATGTAATGTCAAAAAAGGCAGCCGAACCCCCAAGGAGGCAGATATGCTACTACAAACTAAGCCTCGCCGTCCCTACAGTAGCCTACATTTTGAGTTAGTTAAGTATACCAGAGGCGAATCAAATCAAGAATGGAAAAAATATGTGATTGGCATATAG
- the alr gene encoding alanine racemase encodes MVGWQQQSKAYSAEKQFNSLSLLVSRQRAWIEINLSALAHNVRTLKDFLAPQTRLMAVVKADAYGHGAVTVAKTALANGADCLAIATLSEGVELRQAGITSPILILGAVNAPEDIKAIAAWELEPTICNPEQALAFASTMTGLGKSLLVHLKLDTGMSRLGTNWQEATPFVQFVQKLPNLEIASIYSHFATAEESDRRIMNLQHQRFRQVIEQLKVEGFVSPSIHLANSAATLSDRTTHYDRVRVGLALYGLYPADHLQQVIELKPVLQLKAKIAQVKTIPAGEGVSYGRKFITQKDTKVAVVGIGYADGIPRNLSNRLRAIVSGQLVSQIGSITMDQLMLNVDHLTDVQPGDTVTLIGQQNKLSITADDWANALDTISWEILCGFKHRLPRINVN; translated from the coding sequence ATGGTGGGTTGGCAACAGCAAAGCAAAGCTTATTCGGCAGAAAAACAATTTAATTCCTTATCTCTGTTGGTAAGTCGTCAACGTGCCTGGATCGAGATAAATTTGTCAGCCTTAGCTCATAATGTCAGGACTCTAAAAGACTTTCTTGCTCCTCAGACAAGATTAATGGCGGTGGTAAAAGCCGATGCCTATGGTCATGGTGCGGTTACCGTGGCTAAAACAGCATTAGCCAACGGCGCAGATTGTCTAGCGATCGCCACTCTCTCTGAAGGTGTGGAATTACGCCAGGCAGGAATTACATCTCCTATTTTAATTTTAGGTGCAGTTAACGCCCCCGAAGATATTAAAGCGATCGCCGCCTGGGAATTAGAGCCTACTATTTGTAACCCAGAACAGGCACTAGCATTTGCTTCGACGATGACTGGCTTAGGTAAGTCTTTATTGGTTCATCTCAAGCTAGATACAGGGATGTCTCGTTTGGGTACTAACTGGCAAGAAGCAACCCCCTTTGTGCAGTTTGTACAAAAATTACCTAATCTAGAGATAGCCAGTATCTATTCTCATTTTGCCACGGCTGAAGAAAGCGATCGCAGGATCATGAACTTGCAGCATCAACGTTTTCGTCAGGTGATTGAACAATTAAAGGTAGAAGGTTTTGTGTCACCCTCAATCCACCTAGCCAATTCCGCAGCCACTTTAAGCGATCGCACTACCCATTACGATCGGGTTCGAGTAGGACTTGCTCTTTATGGTTTGTATCCTGCCGATCATTTACAGCAGGTGATTGAGCTTAAACCAGTTTTGCAGCTAAAAGCCAAAATTGCTCAGGTAAAAACGATTCCCGCAGGCGAAGGAGTAAGTTATGGTCGTAAATTTATAACGCAAAAAGATACTAAAGTGGCGGTTGTCGGTATTGGTTATGCTGATGGCATTCCTCGTAATTTATCTAATCGTTTACGGGCAATTGTATCTGGTCAATTAGTCTCACAAATCGGCTCAATTACGATGGATCAGCTAATGCTAAACGTCGATCATCTCACCGATGTTCAGCCAGGAGACACTGTTACTTTAATTGGACAACAAAACAAATTAAGCATTACAGCAGACGATTGGGCAAATGCTTTAGATACTATATCTTGGGAAATTCTTTGTGGTTTTAAACATCGATTGCCTAGAATAAATGTAAATTGA
- a CDS encoding 6-carboxytetrahydropterin synthase produces the protein MKCTINRRAQFSASHRYWLPELDEAENQRLFGACSRFPGHGHNYVLYVSLEGDLDRYGMVENLSVVKQVIKREVTSQLQYSHLNDAWSEEFKQTLPTTENIARVIWNKLKPHLPLVNIQLFEHPELWADYQGNNMEATLTVKTHFSAAHRLAIPSLSFEENQEIYGKCARPNGHGHNYHLEVTVAGEIDNRTGMLVDLGALQNAIDEYVVEPFDHTFLNKDIPYFAEVVPTAENIAVRIADLLRSPIKELGAELDKIKLIESPNNSCEIDCRSSKEDAETTKSKKPAMVSQ, from the coding sequence ATGAAATGCACTATTAATCGTCGCGCTCAGTTTTCCGCGAGTCATCGCTACTGGTTGCCAGAATTAGACGAAGCAGAAAACCAACGCCTTTTTGGTGCTTGTAGCCGTTTTCCTGGACACGGACATAATTATGTTTTATACGTATCTTTAGAGGGCGATTTAGACAGGTACGGCATGGTAGAAAACTTGTCCGTAGTTAAACAGGTAATCAAACGAGAAGTTACTAGCCAGCTACAATACTCTCATCTAAATGATGCCTGGTCAGAAGAATTTAAGCAAACATTACCTACCACAGAAAATATTGCTAGGGTAATTTGGAATAAGCTTAAGCCTCATCTACCTTTAGTTAATATTCAATTATTTGAACATCCAGAACTTTGGGCAGATTATCAAGGAAATAATATGGAAGCAACTTTAACAGTCAAAACTCACTTTAGCGCAGCGCATCGTTTAGCAATTCCTAGCCTCAGCTTTGAAGAAAACCAGGAAATTTATGGAAAATGCGCTCGTCCCAATGGACACGGACACAATTATCATTTAGAAGTTACCGTAGCAGGTGAGATTGATAATCGCACTGGGATGTTAGTGGATTTAGGTGCGCTACAGAATGCCATTGATGAATATGTAGTTGAACCTTTTGACCACACGTTCTTAAATAAAGATATTCCTTATTTTGCTGAAGTTGTCCCAACTGCGGAGAATATTGCCGTAAGAATTGCGGATTTATTGCGATCGCCGATTAAAGAACTTGGTGCCGAATTAGACAAAATAAAATTAATCGAAAGTCCTAACAACTCTTGTGAGATCGATTGTCGTTCAAGCAAAGAAGATGCTGAAACGACTAAATCAAAAAAGCCAGCAATGGTTTCACAGTAA
- a CDS encoding CAAD domain-containing protein, whose product MESNTTPEVTTDPQTATVDLRSETPGKITATKTPPADGQVQEYLNVGSKFLSRIFEYIKEFVDNNQKSLVNLLLIFLGIIAVKVTLAVIAAVNDIPLLAPTFELVGLSYSGWFVYRYLLTKSSRQELVQEFESLKTQVVGQDES is encoded by the coding sequence ATGGAATCTAATACTACTCCAGAAGTTACAACCGATCCTCAGACAGCTACAGTAGATTTAAGAAGCGAAACCCCTGGTAAAATAACCGCGACCAAAACACCTCCAGCAGATGGACAGGTTCAAGAATATTTGAATGTAGGCTCAAAATTCTTAAGCAGAATTTTTGAATATATCAAAGAGTTTGTAGATAATAATCAAAAATCTCTAGTTAATCTGTTGCTGATTTTTCTAGGCATTATAGCAGTAAAAGTAACTTTAGCGGTTATTGCAGCTGTTAATGATATTCCTTTGCTCGCACCTACGTTTGAATTGGTAGGGTTGAGCTATAGTGGCTGGTTTGTTTATCGCTATTTACTAACGAAATCATCTCGCCAAGAATTGGTACAGGAGTTTGAATCTCTCAAGACTCAAGTTGTTGGTCAAGATGAATCATAG
- a CDS encoding GspE/PulE/PilB domain-containing protein codes for MNNDSYFSNDIQAAMFADCLANSKEIFQLIDTVFPVDSCRHYQVLPLKLEDNNLTLGMLDPSDEESLQFVKSIAKVFHYNLTLNVIDIQTHEIILNSYPQNSQQQSQSPQDQNKTVIDTNFSGGAIPLNEAQLNRRKLADSESDSFSPKSNMPAGLEDLPPDLDFLRDLDLESPSPAKPAKSQVDLAATLYEIPPEFLQQKTSNRLDDRPTIIDGNPAELLAQSALEKSQAQIADAEIEIADLIEDIERAAPETVDFLPQLQSQLSWQKLLESAFRHYSDRLKLTRHSDRGGIVAQKDEKTQSSIKRLPLPTFCSLIDEIKRMARLPQNTSSHPQKVVLERIYEEERILLRLEFLVEGEDEIIIVQILRDRSLQIYEQKQMDRISEQALQLAQQLEKTLRKIQACFDSAELTNLRELQTVQSRINHQLRLLDKI; via the coding sequence ATGAATAATGATTCCTACTTCTCTAATGATATTCAAGCAGCAATGTTTGCTGATTGTCTTGCCAATAGTAAAGAAATTTTTCAGCTAATAGATACCGTGTTTCCCGTAGATTCATGTCGGCACTACCAAGTCTTACCCTTAAAGTTAGAAGATAATAACTTAACTTTGGGTATGTTAGACCCTAGCGACGAGGAATCATTACAGTTTGTCAAGTCGATCGCCAAGGTTTTTCATTACAATCTCACTCTTAATGTAATTGATATACAAACCCATGAAATAATTCTAAATAGCTATCCTCAAAATTCTCAGCAACAGTCGCAATCACCACAAGATCAAAACAAGACTGTGATTGATACTAATTTTAGTGGCGGAGCAATCCCTTTGAATGAGGCGCAGCTTAACAGAAGAAAACTTGCCGATTCTGAATCAGATTCATTTTCTCCCAAATCAAATATGCCTGCTGGATTAGAAGATTTACCTCCAGATTTAGACTTTTTGAGAGACTTAGATTTAGAGTCTCCATCACCAGCTAAACCAGCAAAATCACAGGTGGATTTAGCAGCAACTCTTTATGAAATTCCTCCAGAGTTTCTCCAGCAAAAAACTTCTAATCGTCTTGACGATCGACCTACCATTATCGACGGTAATCCCGCCGAACTTTTGGCTCAATCAGCATTAGAAAAATCTCAGGCTCAAATTGCTGATGCTGAAATAGAAATTGCCGATTTAATTGAAGATATTGAAAGAGCAGCACCAGAAACCGTTGATTTTCTACCGCAGTTACAGTCTCAGCTATCATGGCAAAAATTGTTGGAGTCAGCTTTTCGACACTACAGCGATCGCCTTAAATTGACTCGCCATAGCGATCGCGGTGGTATTGTAGCTCAAAAAGATGAAAAGACTCAATCTAGTATCAAGCGGCTACCCCTGCCAACTTTTTGCTCTTTAATCGACGAAATAAAACGGATGGCAAGACTGCCGCAAAATACATCTAGTCATCCCCAAAAAGTTGTCCTAGAAAGAATCTATGAAGAAGAGCGCATTTTGCTACGCTTAGAGTTTCTAGTTGAAGGTGAAGACGAAATAATTATAGTCCAAATTTTACGCGATCGCTCTTTACAAATCTATGAGCAAAAGCAGATGGATCGAATTAGTGAACAGGCTTTACAGCTTGCCCAACAGTTGGAAAAAACCCTCAGAAAAATTCAGGCTTGTTTTGATTCTGCCGAATTAACTAACCTCAGAGAATTGCAAACAGTCCAAAGCAGAATTAATCATCAGCTAAGACTATTGGATAAAATTTAA
- a CDS encoding Uma2 family endonuclease: MTTSPNKAISLDEFLLLPEGKPVQEYIDGKIICKPMPKGKHSRLQLKLCNRINQAVESAKVAYALPKLRCSFDNPSLVPDIAIFLWSRIPFDADGEIPNDFLLSPDWTIEILSPKQRANRVTGNILYCLQHGCQLGWLIDPEDRSILIFFPNRQPVLLYERDRLSVLENIDLQLEVTTVFSWLKMDS, translated from the coding sequence ATGACTACTTCTCCTAATAAAGCGATAAGTCTAGATGAATTTCTTTTGTTGCCAGAAGGAAAGCCTGTTCAGGAATATATTGATGGCAAAATTATCTGTAAGCCAATGCCAAAAGGCAAACATAGTCGATTGCAGCTAAAGCTTTGTAATCGTATTAATCAAGCGGTAGAAAGCGCAAAAGTAGCCTATGCTTTGCCAAAGCTACGCTGTAGTTTTGATAATCCTTCCCTTGTCCCTGACATAGCAATATTTCTCTGGTCGCGAATCCCCTTTGATGCTGATGGAGAAATACCAAATGATTTTCTACTTTCTCCAGATTGGACAATTGAAATTCTTTCTCCCAAACAAAGAGCAAATAGAGTAACAGGTAATATTCTCTATTGTTTACAGCATGGTTGTCAGTTAGGTTGGTTAATCGATCCAGAAGATCGTTCAATTCTCATCTTCTTTCCTAATCGACAACCTGTTTTGTTGTACGAAAGAGATCGCCTGTCTGTCTTAGAAAATATTGATTTGCAACTTGAGGTGACTACAGTTTTTAGTTGGTTGAAGATGGATTCATAA